The following proteins are co-located in the Brevibacillus laterosporus DSM 25 genome:
- a CDS encoding MarR family winged helix-turn-helix transcriptional regulator, whose protein sequence is MISNNESLSMQIGAYEELIKQTISKDTDPMLAKLGLITLWVSDNVLDAIDIDLAPLGISESKLGFLLLFILDQKNEKEASMSPSAIADRLGIERASVTSILDWMEKRGLIIRDHHPQDRRRLIIKITEKGREITFRSLPIFWSSCASLVEEFTKEECRVLEKVLTKMHESTRAKLKKDR, encoded by the coding sequence ATGATATCGAATAATGAATCCCTGTCCATGCAAATAGGAGCATACGAAGAGCTAATAAAGCAGACGATATCGAAGGACACGGACCCTATGCTAGCTAAGCTTGGATTAATCACACTATGGGTATCCGATAATGTATTAGATGCCATAGATATAGACTTGGCCCCTCTGGGAATCTCGGAAAGTAAATTAGGCTTCTTGTTGTTATTTATTTTAGATCAAAAAAACGAGAAAGAAGCTAGTATGAGTCCATCAGCTATAGCTGATCGGTTGGGGATCGAACGAGCTTCCGTCACAAGCATACTCGATTGGATGGAAAAACGAGGATTGATAATACGCGATCACCACCCACAAGATCGCAGACGATTAATCATTAAGATCACGGAAAAAGGAAGAGAGATTACGTTTCGCTCGTTACCGATTTTCTGGTCCTCTTGTGCCTCTTTAGTGGAGGAATTTACCAAAGAAGAATGTCGAGTTTTAGAGAAAGTCCTAACGAAAATGCATGAAAGTACAAGGGCAAAGCTAAAGAAAGATAGATAG
- a CDS encoding YncE family protein produces the protein MNVTKNQAILSVVSSNGRNIHFFDAKTYEKVGKVTSPIPEPHEVCIDSRRQLLYVSITYRSGIYGHAKENGHEILVIDIPTFTLLDTIDISPEFAPHGLAFDERNDLLYASVESNGGGVIVIHPDTRQVLNRISTGAKGSHWFVIHPEGTKGYSANKEAPFISVLDLRKKELMKKISIPFGSEELAISPNGHRVYVPFPSLSSDHKNEQPTLSMIDTETDVIIKTIAFSDIIHPVHVTIDGKVLLGHLRYQEKPSAITKDIVDSVPGYVSILDGETLQVLGTVEIDLFPLNIRSSSDGTIGYVSNFKSGTVSVLDLIHYKKIHTLKLDQQDQSVPSIHPNAHGIAYIEI, from the coding sequence ATGAACGTTACTAAAAATCAGGCTATTTTATCAGTCGTTAGCTCAAACGGTCGCAATATTCATTTTTTTGATGCAAAAACATACGAAAAGGTAGGGAAAGTAACATCTCCTATTCCTGAACCACATGAGGTGTGTATTGATTCTAGACGTCAACTGTTATATGTAAGCATTACCTACCGTTCTGGAATTTATGGTCATGCGAAAGAAAACGGTCATGAAATCCTGGTTATCGATATCCCTACTTTTACCTTACTGGATACAATTGATATATCACCCGAGTTTGCTCCTCATGGATTAGCTTTTGATGAGCGCAACGACTTATTGTATGCCAGTGTAGAATCAAATGGTGGGGGCGTTATCGTTATTCATCCTGATACGCGACAAGTCCTCAATCGGATATCTACTGGGGCAAAAGGCTCTCATTGGTTTGTGATTCATCCAGAAGGTACAAAAGGATATTCCGCTAATAAAGAAGCGCCATTTATTTCTGTTTTAGACTTACGTAAAAAAGAGCTAATGAAGAAAATTTCTATTCCATTTGGTAGTGAAGAGCTGGCCATTTCGCCTAACGGTCACCGAGTTTATGTCCCTTTCCCAAGTCTCTCAAGTGATCATAAAAACGAACAGCCTACCCTTAGTATGATTGATACAGAAACAGATGTCATTATCAAAACGATAGCCTTTTCCGATATCATTCATCCTGTTCATGTGACAATTGACGGGAAGGTTTTACTCGGCCATCTACGCTATCAAGAAAAACCTTCAGCTATTACGAAGGACATCGTTGATTCAGTACCAGGATATGTATCGATTCTCGACGGGGAAACATTACAAGTCTTAGGCACGGTCGAAATAGATTTATTTCCTCTCAACATTCGCTCCTCCTCTGACGGAACCATTGGATATGTTTCCAATTTTAAATCAGGCACAGTAAGTGTATTAGATTTGATTCATTACAAGAAAATTCATACGCTTAAACTAGATCAGCAAGATCAGTCTGTTCCTTCTATACATCCAAATGCTCATGGTATCGCCTATATAGAAATATAG
- a CDS encoding MBL fold metallo-hydrolase, which produces MEISKGVEMLHLDFHGNIIHPILLWDREMAVLIDTGFPGQIEDLRVAMEKVEVSFDKLKVVILTHQDVDHIGSLPEILQECGNNVKVYAHELDKPYIQGEIPLLKDGHLENPPKGKVDDTLIDGQELPFCGGIRVIHTPGHTPGHISLYLRQSKTLIAGDSMYSVNGILGGIHVPTTPDMNAARLSLKKYVDLDIASVVCYHGGLSNVNGNDQILGLSQGL; this is translated from the coding sequence ATGGAAATTTCAAAGGGAGTAGAAATGCTTCATCTAGATTTTCATGGGAATATTATTCACCCAATTCTTTTGTGGGATCGAGAAATGGCTGTTTTAATAGACACAGGATTCCCAGGGCAAATTGAAGATTTACGCGTGGCCATGGAAAAGGTAGAAGTGTCGTTCGACAAACTAAAAGTTGTGATTTTGACGCATCAGGATGTGGATCATATAGGCAGTCTTCCTGAGATTTTGCAGGAGTGTGGTAATAATGTTAAAGTTTATGCACACGAACTGGATAAGCCGTATATTCAGGGGGAGATACCGCTTTTAAAAGACGGGCACCTTGAGAATCCCCCGAAAGGCAAAGTGGACGATACCTTGATTGACGGTCAGGAACTGCCGTTTTGCGGCGGGATTCGCGTCATCCATACTCCTGGGCATACTCCCGGGCATATCAGCCTTTATTTAAGACAAAGTAAGACTCTCATTGCCGGGGATTCGATGTACAGTGTAAACGGGATTCTGGGGGGAATTCATGTCCCGACCACACCGGATATGAATGCAGCTCGTCTCTCTTTAAAAAAGTATGTAGACCTCGACATTGCATCCGTGGTTTGTTATCACGGGGGATTAAGTAATGTAAATGGTAATGATCAAATATTAGGACTTAGCCAAGGATTATAA